Proteins encoded by one window of Salvia splendens isolate huo1 chromosome 5, SspV2, whole genome shotgun sequence:
- the LOC121802470 gene encoding ras-related protein Rab7 isoform X1 — protein sequence MASRRRVLLKVIILGDSGVGKTSLMNQYVNRKFSNQYKATIGADFLTKEVQFEDRIFTLQIWDTAGQERFQSLGVAFYRGADCCVLVYDVNVMKSFDNLSNWKEEFLIQASPPDPENFPFVVLGNKIDVDGGNSRVVSEKKAKAWCASKGSIPYFETSAKEGFNVDAAFECIAKNALKNEPEEELYLPDTIDMANGQQQRSSGCEC from the exons ATGGCGTCTCGTCGCCGTGTCCTTCTCAAGGTCATCATTCTCGGCGACAGCGG GGTTGGTAAGACGTCTTTGATGAATCA ATATGTGAACAGGAAATTCAGTAATCAGTATAAAGCTACAATTGGGGCTGATTTCCTGACCAAAGAGGTCCAGTTTGAGGATAGGATTTTCACCTTGCAG ATATGGGATACTGCTGGCCAAGAGAGGTTTCAAAGCCTAGGTGTGGCTTTCTACCGAGGTGCAGATTGCTGTGTGCTTGTTTATGATGTTAATGTCATGAAGTCATTTGATAACCTCAGCAACTGGAAGGAGGAGTTTCTTATTCAG GCTAGCCCTCCTGATCCTGAAAATTTCCCATTTGTTGTCTTAGGGAACAAAATTGATGTGGATGGTGGCAACAGCAGAGTG GTATCTGAGAAGAAAGCAAAAGCTTGGTGTGCCTCTAAAGGAAGTATTCCTTACTTCGAGACTTCTGCAAAAGAAGGATTCAATGTGGATGCTGCTTTCGAATGCATAGCAAAAAATGCTCTAAAAAATGAACCCGAGGAAGAATT ATATCTTCCCGACACCATTGATATGGCAAATGGGCAGCAACAAAGATCCTCGGGTTGTGAATGTTAG
- the LOC121804711 gene encoding proline-rich receptor-like protein kinase PERK1, giving the protein MSSPAPGSAPPPTNTTAPPPAATSPSPTTTPPPTPTTSPPPNPPALPPSTPSTPPPSTTPSPPAPTTPSGSPPSPPSPSGGGSPSPPNRGTPPAPPTRGVSPPGSSGSNPSPPPSNDDPAISMGMVVGIAVGGVALLVILSLMFICCKKKRRRQQPEYYVPPPPPGYKADPYGGQVQNWQQNAPPPPPHHVVTVPPKPTPPPGGASRPPHSPARAPSPQPPPPLPYMSSSGDSGSNYSGPETPLPPPSPGMALGFSKSTFTYEELAMATDGFSDANLLGQGGFGYVHRGVLPNGKEVAVKQLKAGSGQGEREFQAEVEIISRVHHKHLVSLVGYCIAGIQRMLVYEFVPNNTLEFHLHGKGRPVMDWATRLKIALGSAKGLAYLHEDCHPKIIHRDIKASNILLDFNFEAKVADFGLAKFTSDANTHVSTRVMGTFGYLAPEYAASGKLSDKSDVFSYGVMLLELITGRRPVDSNQTYMDDSLVDWARPLLTRALDDGNFESLIDRRLGADYNQNEMARLVACAAACVRHSARRRPRMSQVVRALEGDVSLSDLNEGIRPGHSTVYGSHGSSDYDTAQYNEDMKKFRKMALGSQEYGSSGLYSNPTSEYGLNPSGSSSEGQHTREMEMGRKKDSQGFSSGA; this is encoded by the exons ATGTCTTCGCCGGCGCCGGGGTCCGCCCCTCCTCCTACAAACACCACCGCTCCACCGCCCGCCGCCACCTCACCTTCTCCAACCACCACTCCGCCACCTACTCCCACGACCTCTCCACCGCCGAATCCGCCAGCTCTTCCTCCGTCCACGCCTTCCACCCCACCACCCTCCACCACCCCATCGCCGCCCGCCCCAACCACCCCGTCTGGATCCCCTCCGTCACCGCCTTCTCCATCCGGCGGCGGCTCTCCCTCACCACCCAATAGAGGAACCCCACCGGCGCCGCCGACCAGGGGCGTCTCCCCCCCTGGCTCGTCCGGGTCGAATCCGTCTCCGCCGCCTTCTAATGATGACCCGGCGATTTCGATGGGGATGGTGGTTGGGATTGCTGTAGGAGGCGTCGCATTGCTGGTGATACTGAGCTTGATGTTTATATGCTgcaagaagaagaggagaagacAGCAGCCTGAGTATTACGTGCCTCCGCCGCCTCCTGGCTATAAAG CTGATCCATATGGTGGCCAAGTACAGAATTGGCAACAGAAtgctccaccaccacctcctcatCATGTTGTTACAGTGCCTCCGAAGCCTACTCCCCCGCCCGGTGGTGCTTCGAGGCCTCCACATTCGCCAGCGCGTGCTCCTTCACCTCagcctcctcctcctctgcctTACATGAGCAGCAGTGGAGATTCAGGTTCCAATTATTCGGGCCCTGAGACTCCGCTCCCTCCGCCTTCACCTGGAATGGCATTAGGCTTTTCCAAGAGCACATTCACATATGAAGAATTGGCAATGGCAACAGATGGATTCTCAGACGCCAACCTGCTCGGACAAGGTGGTTTCGGTTATGTGCATAGGGGAGTCCTTCCGAACGGTAAGGAAGTTGCGGTTAAGCAGCTGAAAGCTGGGAGTGGACAAGGGGAGCGTGAGTTCCAGGCCGAGGTTGAGATCATTAGCAGAGTGCATCACAAACATCTTGTCTCGTTGGTTGGGTATTGCATCGCTGGAATTCAGAGAATGCTTGTCTACGAGTTTGTTCCAAACAATACCTTGGAATTCCACCTTCATG GCAAGGGAAGACCGGTGATGGATTGGGCAACGAGGTTGAAGATTGCTCTAGGTTCAGCAAAAGGACTTGCATATCTGCACGAGGATT GTCATCCAAAGATTATCCATAGGGATATTAAGGCTTCTAATATTCTTCTGGATTTCAACTTTGAAGCAAAG GTTGCAGATTTTGGTCTTGCAAAGTTTACTTCTGATGCCAATACTCATGTCTCTACAAGAGTGATGGGTACCTTTGG GTATCTGGCTCCAGAGTATGCTGCCTCGGGAAAGCTTAGTGACAAGTCCGATGTATTCTCCTATGGTGTTATGCTTCTGGAGTTGATCACTGGACGCCGGCCTGTTGACTCAAATCAAACGTACATGGATGATAGTTTAGTTGACTGG GCTAGGCCTTTATTGACTCGCGCCCTTGATGATGGGAACTTCGAGTCTCTTATTGATAGAAGACTGGGAGCTGATTATAATCAGAATGAGATGGCTCGCTTGGTGGCATGTGCTGCTGCCTGTGTCCGTCATTCTGCAAGGCGTCGGCCAAGAATGAGCCAG GTGGTGAGGGCCTTAGAAGGAGACGTATCACTATCCGATCTGAACGAAGGAATCAGACCTGGACACAGCACTGTGTACGGCTCCCATGGAAGCTCAGACTATGATACCGCACAGTACAACGAGGACATGAAGAAGTTCAGGAAAATGGCACTGGGCAGCCAAGAATATGGAAGCAGTGGCCTATACAGCAACCCGACAAGTGAATACGGGTTGAACCCGTCGGGCTCAAGCAGCGAAGGCCAACACACAAGAGAAATGGAGATGGGAAGGAAGAAAGACAGTCAAGGTTTCAGCAGTGGGGCTTGA
- the LOC121802470 gene encoding ras-related protein RABG3d isoform X2 → MASRRRVLLKVIILGDSGKFSNQYKATIGADFLTKEVQFEDRIFTLQIWDTAGQERFQSLGVAFYRGADCCVLVYDVNVMKSFDNLSNWKEEFLIQASPPDPENFPFVVLGNKIDVDGGNSRVVSEKKAKAWCASKGSIPYFETSAKEGFNVDAAFECIAKNALKNEPEEELYLPDTIDMANGQQQRSSGCEC, encoded by the exons ATGGCGTCTCGTCGCCGTGTCCTTCTCAAGGTCATCATTCTCGGCGACAGCGG GAAATTCAGTAATCAGTATAAAGCTACAATTGGGGCTGATTTCCTGACCAAAGAGGTCCAGTTTGAGGATAGGATTTTCACCTTGCAG ATATGGGATACTGCTGGCCAAGAGAGGTTTCAAAGCCTAGGTGTGGCTTTCTACCGAGGTGCAGATTGCTGTGTGCTTGTTTATGATGTTAATGTCATGAAGTCATTTGATAACCTCAGCAACTGGAAGGAGGAGTTTCTTATTCAG GCTAGCCCTCCTGATCCTGAAAATTTCCCATTTGTTGTCTTAGGGAACAAAATTGATGTGGATGGTGGCAACAGCAGAGTG GTATCTGAGAAGAAAGCAAAAGCTTGGTGTGCCTCTAAAGGAAGTATTCCTTACTTCGAGACTTCTGCAAAAGAAGGATTCAATGTGGATGCTGCTTTCGAATGCATAGCAAAAAATGCTCTAAAAAATGAACCCGAGGAAGAATT ATATCTTCCCGACACCATTGATATGGCAAATGGGCAGCAACAAAGATCCTCGGGTTGTGAATGTTAG